The window AAAGGATCGCGGAGGAATTGGCTGGGTATTGTGAAAAGCGCAACCTGACTTCAATTTCTGAGTTGGTTGGTTCACTCAAAACTTAAAATGGACACAGAGACACAAAGAACCACAGAGATCCGCAAAGAAAAGACATTACTGAATTCTTGTTTTATCTCAGTGATCTCCGAGTTCTCTGCGTCCTAAATAAAAGTTAAGGAGGGAGTTTGGGATTAGAAACACTTGGCGCTCGAACGCTTGTCTCGCTGGTCTTTGGACCGGCCATTCTGATTTCGGCATGGATTGGCGGCTATGTCTTTTTAGGCCTTGTCACCTTGGTGGTCATTCTCGCTATGCACGAGTTTTACAGTTTAGCTGTACACAAAAATGCCCGGCCTCAGAAGATTCTCGGAATTGCCACCGGAGCCGGCCTATGCCTACTACTTTATTTTAATCAGCTTCAACACCTCTGGATCTTACTTTCTGCATCGTTTCTCATAATTCTCATCATCGAACTTTTTAGAAATAAAGACAGCGCGATTTTAAATGTTGCAGCCACTCTGCTGGGAATCTATTTTGTCGCATTAACGCTCGGTTTTTTACTTTTAATCCGGGAAGTACCCAACCCGATTAGCTATAAATTAGGTGGCAGTTTAGTTATCTTAATTTTCGCCACCGTTTGGGTCTGCGACTCGGCGGCTTATATGCTGGGTTCCAAATTTGGTAAGCACAAACTCTTTGAACGGGTTAGCCCTAATAAAACAGTTGAAGGAACGGCCTTTGGATTTTTTTTCGCGCTGCTGACAGCCTACATTTCCCAATTGACTTTTTTGCCAGAAATCAGTTTGGTTGACGCTTTAGTGATTGGCGTTATTTGCGGCAGCTTTGGGCAGGCGAGCGACTTAATTGAATCTTTGTTTAAAAGAGACGCCGGAGTGAAAGATGCGTCTAATCTGATTCCAGGACACGGTGGGGTTTTAGACCGGTTTGACAGCGAGATTTTAGTCGCGCCGGTAGTTTATTTTTATTTGCGGTTTGTGGTGTTTTGAAAAAGTTAATTGGACATAATCCCTCAACCTAAACCACAATTCTCCCTTTCTCAACAATCAGCTTGCCGTCAACACTAAGGGTCGGTTTCAGCAAAATTCCTTTGATGGCTTGAACCATTTTGCCGTGTACTTTAGTCGTTTTATTCTGGCCGAATGAAACATGAATGGTGCCAAGCGCTTTTTCGTCCTCCTGTGCGGAATTGCCTAATTTAACGCCAGGATTTGTGCCGACCCCGAATTCATAAATTTGTCTCCCTGCCGGTCCAAATTTTCGAATTGCTTTTCGTAATTCGTCTGCTTCATGACCACCTTTTATCTGGGTGATTTCCCCCTCTTTGACATTAAGCGTAATGGGATTTGCCAGTTTCTTTATACCTGCGATACGGTCGATTGCCACCATGCCGTTGATATGTTTGTGGTTGAGAATGACACAGGCTTCTCCCGCCGGCAGACTTGCAAATTCACCTGCTTGCTGTACAACACCTGTTTCAGCAATACCTTTCATTCTGGAAATCGTGAGCCGGGCTTCAGTACCGGACGGAGATTGCAAGTGCAGTGATTTGCCGATTGAGAACAAATCGGAAATCTTGCGGCTAATATTGTTAATTTTCTTGTAGTTGGTTTCAAATGTGCGCTCGATTAGCGTTCCCGTGGCATTTTGCAAAACGAGAATTCGCGAGCCATTTCGACGGGCTTTATTAAAAGTTTTTTCATCAAGAGGCTTTGAGGTGAGGACGAAGCAGGCGTCAGCTTGTGCTAATGATCCTTGCACCGCTTCAGGGAGTTGGTTGTCAGTGCCGTTTGAAAATTTTAGGAGCAGCGAATTCTTCGATATTCTTAAGGCCGTTTTCCAGATCGTTTCACCGACGTCCGCTAATGATTTGTCGGTTACAATGAGCAGACTTTCATTCGGCTTTAAGTCGAAACAATTTCTCAGAACAGCTCGAGTTGACTTTTCTAACGAAATCATAAAACCAGGCCGCCCTAGGTAAAGAAAATAATTTCGAAAACTCCTTTAATTAAAACTTCAGCTGCTTTATTTGCCAGTCATCTCAAGAATGACTGGCAAATCCTCCAATCAGCTTTGCAGCGCCACATGAGCAAAGACTTTAGCGTCATCCAAAATGTTGTCGATTTTGACGTATTCATTAGGCTCATGCAGAGTTTCATCTTGTGTTGCCCACACCACCGAGTTAAAGCCTGCCTCACGAAAAAATGCCGCAACGGTTCCACCGCCAATTCCCTTTGGTTCCGTCTCCACCCCTCGAATTTCGGAAATGGCACGTTGTATCGCTTTCACGACGGGAGCATCGACTGGAGTCGCAGGGGCGGCTCTAAGTTCTTGCGGTGAAATCACTGCAATAGAAACGCCATGCTTCTCTTCTACTTTTTTGCAGATTTCTTTAACATTTTTCCATAAGTCATCGACGTCGTAATTCGGCAAGAGGCGGCAGTCGTAGTAAAAGATATCCTCGCCGGGGATGGTATTTACATTCGGCACATTTGCTTCTTTTTTCGTCGGCTCAAATGTGCTAATTGGCGGATCAAAAACTTTGTCTGAGACGTTGAAAGTCTTGTAAAGATCTTCTAACTCCACAATCAAGTTTGCACCCGCTTTATGAGCGTTTACGCCAAGCTCCGGCGTTGAACCGTGAGTTTGCTTTCCTTTCACCTCAAATCTAAACCAGACGATGCTCTTTTCGGCAACTTCAACTAAAGTGCCGTCCTCGTTTCCGGCGTCTGGAATGAGAAAGAAGTCCTCTTTTCTGAACAGGCCTTTATGATTTTTTAAGAGGTACTGAATACCATAATGACTGCCGGTTTCTTCGTCCGCAACAAAGATGAGGCCGATGTCTTTTTCGGGCTCAATGTCATCATCAAGAAATGCTTTGACAGTTAACAAAGAGGAAACGATAGCCTGTTGATTATCTTCGGTACCGCGGCCAAATATTTTACCATCTTCGACTTTGGTGGTCCAGGGATCGCCGTTCCACTTGCTCAGATCGCCAGGTGGAACGACGTCCATGTGCGACATAATCCAGATGGTTCCGCGGCTGCTTTTCCCTTTAAATTTCGCAATCAGATTGGGTCTGTGGCCGGAAGAGACTCGGTCATCCGGGGCATGGTAGGAGTTGATATCTTGGCAATGAAGCTCGTTTTGCAGGTAGGAGTGAATGAACTCGGATTTTTTTTGTTCGCCGTCCCCGTCGCTTTCCGGGGCAAGGGCCGGAATGGCTGTTAGTTCTTTTTCCAGATTGATTGCTTCATCTTGGTATTCATCGATTCGCCTACAAATCTTTTCTAAAACGGTTTTGTCCATTTAAACCCAGGTAATCGATTTGCTCTTTTCCAAACTCTGAAAAAAGAGGGTGAGTCTCTCATAAACAGGGTCAACTTTCGATCCGAATTTTTTTGCCATTCTATTCGCGATTTCTTCAAAATTTTTCATGCCGTCGCAATGTTGCCAGACAAAACTGCCCACTTCATCGAGATTCAACCGGTAATTAGGCGTGGCCATTTTGGACGCCAGCCATTTGCCGAGAATGTGATTGCCAAATTTTGGGATTAAAATCACTGTGAAACCGCTGCCGTTTGTTTCCCATTTGCGGTTCCATTTTGGGCGTTGGGGCAGTTTTTGTTTTTCAGGCATTTTTATATGTAACCTTGAGAAGTATTCAAGTGTTAAAAGTGTTCAGGTTTTACAATTCGCGGTAGTCCGAGAACTCTGGCGAGTCTTGGACTTTAACACTTTAACTTAGCTATTCTTGTTGTTTAACGACATTCACCGAGGTTTTATAAAGTCCGAACATCACGATTGCTAAAAGCGCAATACCTATAATATTCCAGCTATGAACACCAAAAAACGCCAAAACATCATTTCTTTCATAGATTACGATCGGGATAGCCATCAAAATACCCACGAGCGCTTCGCCTGTGATGAGGCCGGCCGAAAATAGCAAACCGTTACGCAGGCCCGATTTGGTTTTCTCTGCGGCAGCTTCTTTCTTATCTTCCGGCACTGTCTTTTCATTTTTCCTCAGCGCTCTTTCTGCAGTCCATGCCAGAATACCGCCCAATAGAATTGGAACTTCAAGCTGAAATGGCAAATAAATCCCCACTGCTACTGCCAGAACCGGAGTTCTAAAAGCGCTGCCTCTTTTCTCGAGGTAGAGATCTAAAATGATTATCCCCACAGCTATTGCCATCCCCCAGGAGACGATTCCCCAAGGCAGACCCGCGCCAAATACGCCAGCAGCAACGGCGGCCATCAGGGTTGCCTGTGGCGCTGCCAGGGGGTCGGGATGCGTTGCGGTGGGTTCGCCAATCCCGTAAGCATTCAAAAGAAGCGTTAGAATGGGGGCCATGACGAATGCAGCGGCGGCAACGCCGACTACCTGCATGATTTGCTGCTTAATCGGGGTTGCACCAAGAATGCGTCCGGCTTTGAGGTCTTGCAGATTATCACCGGCTATGGCGGCGGCGCAGGCTACCACGGCGCCGATAAATATCGCCGAAGCCGGGCCCGTGACGCTGCCTGTGCCCAACCATACCAACAGCAATAATGACGAGGTCAAGATAGTAGCGATGGTTACGCCCGAAATAGGATTATTGGAAGAACCCACCAAACCGGCCATGTATCCGGCAACTGAAGAAAATAGAAAACCGGCGATCAGCATAATCGTCGCCATAAAAAGCGACAATAGCATGTTACCGGTAAAATAATTAAAAATAAAAAAAAGCGGGATTACAGCTAAAAGAATTGCTGCGCCAACCCATTGCATGGGGGTGTCCCTTTCCGTTCTTATGATTGTCCCGCCACTCTTCTTTTGTTTGTAAGCTTCTATTCCTGATTTAATCCCGCTCACGAGGCTTTTGCGGAGACGAATTAATGCCCAGATTCCTCCGACCATCATCGCGCCAACGCCGAGATACCTGGTCTGGGTTGACCACATCGTGTTTGCCAAATCAACGGCCGATTCGCCCGCAGGTATGCCTCCTTGCATGGCAGTCAAAATAGGAATGAAGATGTACCAGTTGATAGCCCCGCCGAGAAAGATTAAGACAGCGATATTCAAGCCGACAATATAGCCCACCCCAACGAGAGCCGGCGAGAGATTAGAACCCGCATAAGCAACGGTTTTGCCTACTCCCGTCGCCGTCTCGACTGCGCCATCCCATAGTCTTAAACCGGTTTCACCAAATTTGAACAACGCTCCTATGGCGCCTGCTGTTGCCACCACTTTCACACCAGCACCGCCAACATCCCCTACCTTCAAGACCTCGGCCGTTGCCACGCCTTCCGGGAATTTCAGGGGATTATCTACGATCAGGGCTCGCCGCAGGGGAATGGTAAACATGACGCCGAGGAGACCGCCAAATCCGGCTATCAAGGTTGTTTCCCAATAATTAAATTCTGTCCATGCGCCAATTAGTAAAAGCGCCGGAACTGTAAAAATGACTCCGGCCGCCAGACTTTCACCGGCGGACGCAGCAGTTTGGACAATATTATTCTCAAGAATATTGGATTTTTTGAATAAGCTCAATACCGCCATAGAAATGACTGCTGCGGGAATTGAAGCCGAAACAGTCATTCCGGCAAATAAACCGAGGTAGGCATTGGCCGCGCCAAGAATGACCGACAACAGAACCCCAAGTATCACCGCTTTGATGGTAATCTCACTTAAAGAAGTTGATGCGGGAATGAACGGCTGAAAGTCCTGTACATTGCTTTTTTCAGGCATCGAACCCTCCTTTAACATTATCTTTCAATTTTGATTTTCTGCCTCCATTGAACTTCGCAGGATTTACGGCCGACAAGTGGGTTATTCAGCCGCCCTTTCCGTTCTTTACACGAGTTCCTTTCTTTTCTTTAGCCATATTCCTTCCATCCGTTTAGGTTGAAATTTTAGTGAGTTGCAAAAATGTGAGATGGGATGGGCAAGATAATACTTTTGAAATCGCTCATGTTCCTCCTTCCGAGTTTGTGGGCGAAATGATTTAATGTGGAATAAATGGTTGGAATGACGAACCCTCCGATTCGATTTTCAAAGTATAAAATTTTTATTAAAAGTCAAGCGAAAATTAAATTTCAGTTAGAAATCCGGTTTTTTGGGGCCTGGTTTTTTTATTTGATTTTTATAAAAATAGTTATATATTAATAAATTCGATAAATGGAACTATTTAATGGCTTTAAAGGACATAACGCTCGGTCAATATTTTCCAGGAAATTCGTTTTTACACCGTCTCGATCCCCGCAGCAAACTCTTTGCAAGTTTGATTTTTATGACTTGTTTGCTTCTTTCACAAAAGATTTTTTTGTTTTTACTTTTAGCGGGAATATGTGTGTTAGGCTTTTATTTGTCCGGGATACCCTTGAGCCGGATGTTAAAAAACTTAAAGCCGTTTTTTTGGCTTTTTTTGATTACATTTTTGATTCACCTGTTTACAACAGGGGGAAAAGAATTAATCCGAATCCCTGTTTTGGGCTTCAGTTTAAGCGAAGAAGGGTTTGTAAACGGGCTGTCTTATTCACTGCGATTAGGGCTTTTAATCGTTTTTGCTGCCTTTCTCACCATGACAACACCTCCAATCGAGATTACGGATAGCTTGGAAAAATTGTTTTCGCCGCTCAAACGGTTCAAGGTTCCCGTGCATGAATTTGTTTTAATGATGACATTGTCCTTGCGTTTTTTGCCTTTACTTATTCTGGAAGCAGAAAGAATCAAAAATGCGCAATTATCGCGCGGGGTTTCACTCGAGGGCAATTTGCTGCAAAGAGTCAAAAACATTGTGCCGATGATCTTACCTTTGTTTATTTCAGCGATTCGCCGCGCAGAAGACTTAGCCGTTGCCATGGAAGCAAGGCACTATGTCGGCGGCGAAGGGCGTACCTCTTTCCGCAGGCTGCGCTTTCGCAGAGGAGATTTTGGCATGTTGGCTTTTTCAAGCCTTGCCTTTTTTGGCATTGTTGCTTTGAAATAGTACTGCATGAGAAATATAAAACTGGTTCTTGAATATGACGGCACGGATTTTTGTGGATGGCAACTTCAACCGAAAGACAGAACAGTTCAGGGCGTTTTACAAAGCTCTTTGAAGCAGTTGTTACGGGAATTACCGACGATTTACGCGTCCGGGCGGACCGATGCCGGTGTTCACGCTTTGGGGCAAGTAGCGAATTTCAAAACTGAAAACCAGCTCACGTTGGATTCCATTCAAAATGGAGTAAACAGTTATCTGCCGGCAGATGTTCGAGTGCTGAGTGTCGAAGAGGCAGGCGAAGAGTTTCATTCACGTTATGATGCGGTAAAAAGAACCTATCGATACGTTATCGCAAAGAAAATGCTGGCAGTTGGCCGGCAATATTCGTGGTTTTGTAAATACAAATTAGATCTGAGCAAAATTCGCAGTGCCTCTGAGTTTTTAATCGGCAAGCATTCTTTTGAAGCCTTTGCCAAACTCAACGAAGAAGAAAAGCACTACCTGTGTAATGTTGAAAGCGTGAGGTGGCAAGAAAGTGAGGAAGATTTTTCTTTTACAATTAGTGCAAACAGATTTCTTCACCACATGATAAGAATTATCGTGGGAACGATGATAGACGTTGGCCGAGGCAAGTTGCTCCCTGGGGATATAAAAGACATGTTAGCTTCTGGAGAGAGAAAGAGAGCGGGCAGTGTGGTGTCTGCTCATGGTTTGTTTTTGGTTCGAGTGGATTACTAAAATGAAAAAAAACCTTTTATTGATTTTTCTACTTTCATTGCTATTGGCTTGCCAAAGTGATGAAAAACAGCCTGCAACCACAGACCTTGCTGCTATGACTCCGCAACCGGTTTCGCAGCGGAGCGGTCAGTTGGTCAATGATCAAATTTCAAACAGCCGAAGAACTGCAATTACCCGGGCAGTGGAAAAGGTGAGCGATGCAGTTTGCGGCATCAATGTTACCCAAATACGCCAGGCACGTCGTTCTAACTACTATGACGACCCTTTTCTCCGCTTCTTTTTCCCTGAGAGAATTCCGCGCCAGGCAATAAAGAGTCTGGGTTCCGGATTTTTGATTTCGGCCGAGGGTTTTATTTTAACCAACGAACATGTGGTCAGTAACGCAAGTGAAATCGTTGTTGTTTTATCGGACGGTTCCACCCACAACGCAGAAGTCGTTGGGTCGGATTTCATTACAGATATCGCCCTGATTAAAATTGAAGGGAAAAATTATAATTATATCCAGTTTGGGAATTCAGAAGATGTTATTATTGGCGAGTGGGTGATTGCCCTTGGCAACCCTTTCGGCCTTTTTGAAATAAACTCAAAACCTACTGTGACTGTTGGCGTGGTTAGTGCTGTAGATAGAGATTTTGGTCGGCAAAGTAACGACAGGGTGTACCAGGATATGATTCAAACCGATGCAGCGATTAATCAGGGAAACAGCGGTGGGCCGCTTGTGAACAGTTTGGGTGAAGTCATTGGTATGAACACTTTTATTTACACCGGCAGCGATTACAATACCGGATCGATCGGTCTTGGTTTTGCCTTACCAAGTAATCATATAATCCGGGTCATCAAGGATCTTAAGGAGTACGGCGAAGTGAATAGACGGTTTCGCACCGGTCTCCAGGTTGATGATATTTCACCGATAGTAGCTCGATACTTTCGTTTAAGATCCAGTAACGGAGTCATTGTGACTGACGTTGAGAGAAACAGTTCAGCAGCCCGGGCCGGCCTTCAAGTTCGTGACATTATTCTTGAAGTAAATGGCAAAAAAATCGAGGATGAAAATGATATTTGGTCGGTCATTGAAAATTCCGATCTCCGCGGTGGTGATAAATTAAACTTTAAAGTTTTGCGGGATCAGCGAATTTTGAATATCTCGATGAAACTAGAAAGTGTCAATTGACAGGATTGAGTCTTGATTGAAAGATACTCACGGCCGGAAATGGCTGAAATCTGGAGCGACCAGAATAAATTCGCAACCTGGCTTAAGGTTGAAATACTGGCTTGTGAAGCGCTCGCTGAATTAGGAGAAATCCCAAAAGAAGCGGTTGCAAATATTAAGGAGAAGGCGAATTTTGACAGATCTCGAGTCCTTGAACTTGAAGAAACGGTCAAACACGATGTGATCGCTTTTCTTACCAATGTGGCAGAATATGTCGGGCCGGACAGCCGGTACATTCATCTCGGCATGACTTCGTCTGACTTGCTGGACACGGCGTTAGCAAGTTTGATGCGGCAGGCCGGCGGTCTGCTCTTGGATGGCTTAAAAGGATTGAGAAAGGTCCTCGGCGAACGAGCAGTCGAATTTAAGAAGACCGTTTGTATTGGCCGCTCGCATGGAATTCATGCCGAACCGACCACGCTTGGCTTAAAATTGGCCTTGTGGCACGATGAAGTCGGCCGAGGCATCGAACGGTTGGAGCGCGCAATAGAAACGATATCAGTTGGCAAAATTTCAGGAGCGGTGGGTACATTTGCCCACATCAATCCGTGGGTTGAGTCGTATGTTTGTGCAAAATTAGATTTAAAGCCGGCCCCGGTTTCAACACAAATTGTACAGCGCGACCGGCATGCTGAGTTTTTGGGAGCGCTTGCTCTTATTGCAGCTTCTTTAGAAAAATTTGCGACTGAAATTAGAAATTTGCAGCGCACTGAAATTTTGGAAGCCGAGGAGCCATTTACAAAGGGCCAAAAAGGATCGTCTGCAATGCCGCATAAAAGAAATCCGGTGGCCAGCGAGAATATTTCAGGCTTGGCCAGGTTGATCAGGGCAAATGCAAACGCAGCCTTGGAAAATATTGCTCTTTGGCATGAACGCGACATCAGTCATTCTTCAGTGGAACGGATAATCATTCCGGACAGCACCATTGCTCTGGACTATATGCTGCATCGCTTTACAAAGGTTATTTCCGATTGGGTCGTCTATCCTGAAAAGATGCTCGAAAATTTGCACATGACCAACGGCTTGATTTTTTCTCAGGCGATTCTTCTGGCCTTAGCCAAGAAGGGGATTACAAGAGAGGAAGCTTACCAATTGGTGCAAGGAAATGCAATGGAGGTTTGGGAGTCCGGTGGAAATTTTCGAGAAAAGGTTCTTGACGATGAGCGCATCGGCGTCCATTTGAATAAAACTGAAATCGAATCCTGTTTTGACTTAGAGAAGGATCTTAAAAACGTTGACTTTATTTTTAAACGAATAGGTTTAAATTAACACGTTTTAAAACGAGGAGAGAGGTAAAATTGAAAGAAGCAAAAAAGAAAAATAAACTGTACGAAGGAAAAGCTAAAATCGTTTATGAGACCGACAACGAGGATATTTACATCCAGGAGTTCAAGGACGATGCAACCGCGGGAGATGGCGCTAAGAAAGGCAAGATTAAGTCCAAGGGGATTGTCAACAACCAGGTTTCCGGCCATCTGTTCACTTATCTGGAAAGTTATCATGTTCCGACCCATTTCGTGAAAGCATTTTCTGACAGGGCCATGTTTATCAAAAAACTCGAAATGATACCCATAGAAGTGGTTATGCGAAATATCGCCACGGGGAGTCTCGTTAAGCGTTACGGGGTCGAGGAAGGAAAAGAGCTGGAACAACCCATTTTAGAATACTATCTTAAGGATGACGCCAAGCACGATCCCATGATAAATGAAGATCATATTCTATCATTTGGCCATGCGGATGCTGAAGAATTAAAACAGATTCAACGCTTGACCAAGAAAATAAATGCAGTCCTCAAATCGTTTTTTTACAGAAGGAATATGCTGCTGGTTGATTTCAAATTGGAATATGGTCGGTATAAGAATGGCAAAATTTGCCTTGGAGATGAGATTTCGCCGGACACATGCCGGTTCTGGGATATTGAGACCAACGAAAAATTGGACAAAGATAGATTCAGACAAGATCTGGGAAAAGTTGAAGAAGCTTATCAAGAAGTTTTAAAGCGCGTTTTAAAGGCGGGTTAACTGCTCACTTGAAGGGAAAGTAAGTTGAACAAAGAAGGTTTGGGAATCGTAGTCGGTATGGTCTTGTTTAGCGGAATCTTAATTGCAGGTTCCCTGGTCACCGGGCATTTATATCTTAAGATTATTACGGGAGTAAGTGTTCTATTGACCGTTTTGGTCATATATTTTTTCCGCGATCCGGAGCGGGACATACCGGAGGGCGCCGACAATATTTTATCGCCCGCAGATGGGAAAGTGGTTGATATTCGGGAACAGTATGAGGATGAGTTTTTGCATGAAAAGTGCACACGAGTCAGCATATTTCTATCGGTTTTTAATGTGCATGTCAATCGGATTCCCATTTCCGGAGATGTGAAATATTTTAGATACCAAAAGGGGGCTTTTGTAAATGCTTATAAAAGCGATGCCTCAGAAATAAATGAGCAAACAGTTATTGGAATTGAAAATGGAAAGTGTAATATTTTGTTTAAACAAATTGCCGGTTTGATCGCGAGAAGAATTGTTTGTAATGTTAGAGAAGGCAACACGGTTAATTTGGGAGAAAGGTTTGGGATCATTAAATTTGGCTCAAGAGTTGATATCTTCTTCCCGAAAAACGTTGATGTTAAAGTTAAATTAAAAGAAAAAGTTAAAGGCGGACAAAGCATCATAGGAGTGATAAAAACATGATTAAAAGGAAAAGGGATATTGTTCCCAGCCTCTTTACAATGCTTAATTTATTCTTCGGATTTTTTGCGATTGTCATTGCAATCAAAGGTAATTTTGTGCAAGCCGCCTGGTTGATTATCATCGCAGGAATCTGGGATGGCATCGATGGGAAAATCGCCAGGATGACCCATACGTACAGCGAGTTTGGGATTCAATTTGATTCGATCACCGATGTCGTATCGTTCGGTGTGGCGCCGTCTGTTTTAATTTATCAGTCCGTTTTCTATAAACTGGGGCCACTTGGGATTATCTTAAGTTTCCTACCTCTCCTTTTGGCTGCAATCAGGCTATCAAGATTTAACGCGAACCTTGACGGGTTTGAGAAAGAAAACTTTACAGGTCTTCCCGTCCCGGTAATGGCCGCGACACTGGCTGCCTATGTGATTTTCAGTTACGATCTTTGGGAAGGAATGCGATTCGCACCGTTTTTAATTCCTTTGGTTCTTTTCCTTTGTTATCTAAT is drawn from candidate division KSB1 bacterium and contains these coding sequences:
- a CDS encoding energy-coupling factor transporter transmembrane protein EcfT, encoding MALKDITLGQYFPGNSFLHRLDPRSKLFASLIFMTCLLLSQKIFLFLLLAGICVLGFYLSGIPLSRMLKNLKPFFWLFLITFLIHLFTTGGKELIRIPVLGFSLSEEGFVNGLSYSLRLGLLIVFAAFLTMTTPPIEITDSLEKLFSPLKRFKVPVHEFVLMMTLSLRFLPLLILEAERIKNAQLSRGVSLEGNLLQRVKNIVPMILPLFISAIRRAEDLAVAMEARHYVGGEGRTSFRRLRFRRGDFGMLAFSSLAFFGIVALK
- a CDS encoding phosphoribosylaminoimidazolesuccinocarboxamide synthase, encoding MYEGKAKIVYETDNEDIYIQEFKDDATAGDGAKKGKIKSKGIVNNQVSGHLFTYLESYHVPTHFVKAFSDRAMFIKKLEMIPIEVVMRNIATGSLVKRYGVEEGKELEQPILEYYLKDDAKHDPMINEDHILSFGHADAEELKQIQRLTKKINAVLKSFFYRRNMLLVDFKLEYGRYKNGKICLGDEISPDTCRFWDIETNEKLDKDRFRQDLGKVEEAYQEVLKRVLKAG
- the truA gene encoding tRNA pseudouridine(38-40) synthase TruA; translation: MRNIKLVLEYDGTDFCGWQLQPKDRTVQGVLQSSLKQLLRELPTIYASGRTDAGVHALGQVANFKTENQLTLDSIQNGVNSYLPADVRVLSVEEAGEEFHSRYDAVKRTYRYVIAKKMLAVGRQYSWFCKYKLDLSKIRSASEFLIGKHSFEAFAKLNEEEKHYLCNVESVRWQESEEDFSFTISANRFLHHMIRIIVGTMIDVGRGKLLPGDIKDMLASGERKRAGSVVSAHGLFLVRVDY
- a CDS encoding phosphatidylserine decarboxylase family protein, whose product is MNKEGLGIVVGMVLFSGILIAGSLVTGHLYLKIITGVSVLLTVLVIYFFRDPERDIPEGADNILSPADGKVVDIREQYEDEFLHEKCTRVSIFLSVFNVHVNRIPISGDVKYFRYQKGAFVNAYKSDASEINEQTVIGIENGKCNILFKQIAGLIARRIVCNVREGNTVNLGERFGIIKFGSRVDIFFPKNVDVKVKLKEKVKGGQSIIGVIKT
- a CDS encoding M20 family metallo-hydrolase, which codes for MDKTVLEKICRRIDEYQDEAINLEKELTAIPALAPESDGDGEQKKSEFIHSYLQNELHCQDINSYHAPDDRVSSGHRPNLIAKFKGKSSRGTIWIMSHMDVVPPGDLSKWNGDPWTTKVEDGKIFGRGTEDNQQAIVSSLLTVKAFLDDDIEPEKDIGLIFVADEETGSHYGIQYLLKNHKGLFRKEDFFLIPDAGNEDGTLVEVAEKSIVWFRFEVKGKQTHGSTPELGVNAHKAGANLIVELEDLYKTFNVSDKVFDPPISTFEPTKKEANVPNVNTIPGEDIFYYDCRLLPNYDVDDLWKNVKEICKKVEEKHGVSIAVISPQELRAAPATPVDAPVVKAIQRAISEIRGVETEPKGIGGGTVAAFFREAGFNSVVWATQDETLHEPNEYVKIDNILDDAKVFAHVALQS
- a CDS encoding adenylosuccinate lyase, which produces MIERYSRPEMAEIWSDQNKFATWLKVEILACEALAELGEIPKEAVANIKEKANFDRSRVLELEETVKHDVIAFLTNVAEYVGPDSRYIHLGMTSSDLLDTALASLMRQAGGLLLDGLKGLRKVLGERAVEFKKTVCIGRSHGIHAEPTTLGLKLALWHDEVGRGIERLERAIETISVGKISGAVGTFAHINPWVESYVCAKLDLKPAPVSTQIVQRDRHAEFLGALALIAASLEKFATEIRNLQRTEILEAEEPFTKGQKGSSAMPHKRNPVASENISGLARLIRANANAALENIALWHERDISHSSVERIIIPDSTIALDYMLHRFTKVISDWVVYPEKMLENLHMTNGLIFSQAILLALAKKGITREEAYQLVQGNAMEVWESGGNFREKVLDDERIGVHLNKTEIESCFDLEKDLKNVDFIFKRIGLN
- a CDS encoding oligopeptide transporter, OPT family, giving the protein MPEKSNVQDFQPFIPASTSLSEITIKAVILGVLLSVILGAANAYLGLFAGMTVSASIPAAVISMAVLSLFKKSNILENNIVQTAASAGESLAAGVIFTVPALLLIGAWTEFNYWETTLIAGFGGLLGVMFTIPLRRALIVDNPLKFPEGVATAEVLKVGDVGGAGVKVVATAGAIGALFKFGETGLRLWDGAVETATGVGKTVAYAGSNLSPALVGVGYIVGLNIAVLIFLGGAINWYIFIPILTAMQGGIPAGESAVDLANTMWSTQTRYLGVGAMMVGGIWALIRLRKSLVSGIKSGIEAYKQKKSGGTIIRTERDTPMQWVGAAILLAVIPLFFIFNYFTGNMLLSLFMATIMLIAGFLFSSVAGYMAGLVGSSNNPISGVTIATILTSSLLLLVWLGTGSVTGPASAIFIGAVVACAAAIAGDNLQDLKAGRILGATPIKQQIMQVVGVAAAAFVMAPILTLLLNAYGIGEPTATHPDPLAAPQATLMAAVAAGVFGAGLPWGIVSWGMAIAVGIIILDLYLEKRGSAFRTPVLAVAVGIYLPFQLEVPILLGGILAWTAERALRKNEKTVPEDKKEAAAEKTKSGLRNGLLFSAGLITGEALVGILMAIPIVIYERNDVLAFFGVHSWNIIGIALLAIVMFGLYKTSVNVVKQQE
- a CDS encoding phosphatidate cytidylyltransferase, which encodes MGLETLGARTLVSLVFGPAILISAWIGGYVFLGLVTLVVILAMHEFYSLAVHKNARPQKILGIATGAGLCLLLYFNQLQHLWILLSASFLIILIIELFRNKDSAILNVAATLLGIYFVALTLGFLLLIREVPNPISYKLGGSLVILIFATVWVCDSAAYMLGSKFGKHKLFERVSPNKTVEGTAFGFFFALLTAYISQLTFLPEISLVDALVIGVICGSFGQASDLIESLFKRDAGVKDASNLIPGHGGVLDRFDSEILVAPVVYFYLRFVVF
- a CDS encoding PqqD family protein; translation: MATPNYRLNLDEVGSFVWQHCDGMKNFEEIANRMAKKFGSKVDPVYERLTLFFQSLEKSKSITWV
- a CDS encoding trypsin-like peptidase domain-containing protein, whose amino-acid sequence is MKKNLLLIFLLSLLLACQSDEKQPATTDLAAMTPQPVSQRSGQLVNDQISNSRRTAITRAVEKVSDAVCGINVTQIRQARRSNYYDDPFLRFFFPERIPRQAIKSLGSGFLISAEGFILTNEHVVSNASEIVVVLSDGSTHNAEVVGSDFITDIALIKIEGKNYNYIQFGNSEDVIIGEWVIALGNPFGLFEINSKPTVTVGVVSAVDRDFGRQSNDRVYQDMIQTDAAINQGNSGGPLVNSLGEVIGMNTFIYTGSDYNTGSIGLGFALPSNHIIRVIKDLKEYGEVNRRFRTGLQVDDISPIVARYFRLRSSNGVIVTDVERNSSAARAGLQVRDIILEVNGKKIEDENDIWSVIENSDLRGGDKLNFKVLRDQRILNISMKLESVN